A part of Helicobacter fennelliae genomic DNA contains:
- a CDS encoding type III restriction-modification system endonuclease gives MGFSYERNLPHQSKAIDCVLLALKGASVEASLNKSFNPKISINDLNLSANLRELQKRENINSLHTLTRVFDVCMETGTGKTYTYTKMALELCKEFGLRKFIIIVPSLAIKANTLNFLQAVATREHFKSEFELEIIANAIEAKKQAGKKGRKLMPNGLRDFIENDNPKEVHFLIINAQMLTATSMNEDYEQNLCDEFSNPYDALNAVNAVCIVDEPHRFDETNKAWARIVNKTEKAINPQMIFRYGATFKEDGRGNKYHNLIYQLNAISAFNDNLVKGVEISVCEAQGSEKHKWVEFSGIENNQAKFELKEQGKSGVLRQVRLNAGESLGVIDENLAHLCVEIKTAKSKAITKFKLNNQDDNNELKKGDRINLNAYLPQMQTQMLQTALKKHFELEKRLMQSQTKIKPLTLFFIEDIESYRSDDATREFLRIEFEKIAENLMRENLKEASGFYKEYLEKSLRDLRGISGGYFSKDNSNKEEYVVSEINEILHDKEKLLSCENIRRFIFSKWTLREGWDNPNVFVICKLRSSGSEISKLQEVGRGLRLPVNEYMSRVGNDGDFGAHYLHYIVNDSERDFAQSLISDINAQSGVIFSENATKLDNAMIDKLCEVSGLSRLKLQMELVEKGVIDEDLVFLENGMLKLKELYPNAFDKENLQKDKVRQSGKTQTKAHIRRDNYKILQELWETINQKVILEYKIQSEAKFEALLEEFLRDFTQKAVNSSVITTTKRLETHNQQANLQEVLLTSNTQELRYQAMSEDEFVKEGANALLANINTLRKVLKQVGFDEKFYNQRNVAMLKSEFNRFLFENAISGFEVGFAKISSATQPNLHPTAFTDTNGKPYEAIESSNLGIESSDEITPKNYLFDELFYDSAIERENILQNVDRVLVFTKIPKNALKIPVAGGISYTPDFAYVLKCENGEQIYCIIESKGKDLRDLSKVENLKISRAEQFLEKSGIFGAKIQFRAQFESEAITKILQEFLNKNDI, from the coding sequence ATGGGATTTAGTTATGAAAGAAATTTGCCACACCAAAGCAAGGCGATAGATTGTGTTTTGTTAGCCTTAAAAGGTGCGAGCGTAGAAGCAAGCTTAAACAAAAGTTTTAACCCAAAGATAAGCATTAACGACTTAAATTTAAGCGCAAATTTAAGAGAGTTACAAAAACGAGAAAATATAAATTCTTTGCACACGCTTACAAGGGTGTTTGATGTATGTATGGAGACAGGGACTGGAAAAACTTACACCTACACTAAAATGGCATTAGAGTTGTGTAAGGAATTTGGGTTGCGAAAATTTATCATCATCGTCCCAAGCCTAGCTATAAAAGCCAACACGCTTAACTTTTTACAAGCCGTTGCCACAAGAGAGCATTTTAAAAGTGAATTTGAGCTTGAAATCATCGCTAATGCAATCGAAGCTAAAAAACAAGCTGGCAAAAAAGGCAGAAAGCTAATGCCAAATGGGTTGCGTGATTTTATAGAAAATGACAATCCAAAAGAGGTGCATTTTTTAATCATAAACGCCCAAATGCTTACGGCGACTTCGATGAATGAGGATTATGAACAAAACTTGTGTGATGAATTTAGCAATCCTTATGACGCGCTTAATGCGGTAAATGCCGTGTGCATTGTAGATGAGCCACATAGGTTTGATGAGACAAATAAGGCGTGGGCGAGGATTGTGAATAAAACAGAAAAAGCCATAAATCCGCAGATGATTTTTCGCTATGGTGCGACATTTAAAGAGGACGGGCGTGGAAACAAATATCACAATCTTATCTACCAACTCAACGCCATTAGTGCGTTTAATGACAATCTAGTCAAAGGCGTGGAAATCAGTGTCTGCGAAGCACAAGGTAGCGAAAAGCACAAATGGGTAGAATTTAGCGGCATAGAAAACAATCAAGCCAAATTTGAACTCAAAGAGCAGGGCAAAAGCGGAGTGCTTAGGCAAGTGAGATTAAATGCTGGTGAGAGTTTGGGCGTGATAGATGAGAATTTAGCGCATTTGTGCGTGGAGATAAAAACCGCAAAATCAAAAGCAATCACAAAATTTAAACTCAATAATCAAGACGATAACAACGAGCTAAAAAAGGGCGATAGGATTAACCTAAATGCGTATTTGCCACAAATGCAAACGCAAATGCTACAAACTGCGCTTAAAAAGCACTTTGAGCTAGAAAAAAGGCTAATGCAAAGTCAAACGAAAATCAAACCCTTAACGCTGTTTTTCATCGAGGATATTGAAAGTTACCGCAGTGATGACGCTACAAGGGAGTTTTTACGAATCGAGTTTGAAAAAATCGCCGAGAATTTAATGCGTGAGAATTTAAAAGAGGCGAGTGGGTTTTATAAGGAGTATTTAGAAAAGTCATTGCGTGATTTGCGAGGCATTAGCGGCGGGTATTTTTCCAAAGATAACTCAAATAAAGAAGAGTATGTCGTAAGTGAGATAAATGAAATTTTACACGACAAAGAAAAGCTGTTAAGCTGCGAGAATATAAGGCGTTTTATCTTTTCTAAATGGACTTTGCGTGAGGGCTGGGACAATCCAAATGTCTTTGTGATATGCAAACTGCGTTCTAGCGGAAGCGAGATAAGCAAACTCCAAGAGGTTGGGCGTGGGCTTAGGCTGCCTGTGAATGAATATATGTCGCGCGTGGGGAATGATGGTGATTTTGGGGCGCATTATTTGCATTATATAGTAAATGATAGTGAGCGAGATTTTGCGCAAAGCCTTATAAGCGATATAAACGCTCAAAGTGGCGTGATATTTAGCGAAAATGCTACAAAGTTAGATAATGCGATGATAGATAAACTTTGTGAAGTTTCAGGGCTGAGCAGGCTAAAACTACAAATGGAGCTAGTGGAAAAAGGCGTGATTGACGAGGATTTGGTGTTTTTAGAAAATGGTATGTTAAAGCTAAAAGAACTTTATCCAAACGCTTTTGACAAAGAAAACTTGCAAAAAGACAAAGTGCGACAAAGTGGCAAAACACAAACAAAGGCGCATATCCGCCGTGATAATTACAAAATCTTACAAGAACTTTGGGAGACTATCAACCAAAAGGTGATTTTAGAGTATAAAATTCAAAGTGAAGCGAAATTTGAAGCTTTGTTGGAGGAATTTTTGCGTGATTTTACGCAAAAGGCTGTGAATTCAAGCGTCATTACGACAACCAAGAGACTAGAAACGCACAATCAGCAAGCAAATTTGCAAGAAGTTTTGCTCACTTCTAACACGCAAGAGTTGCGCTATCAAGCGATGAGTGAAGATGAGTTTGTGAAAGAGGGCGCAAATGCCTTGCTAGCAAATATAAACACCTTGCGAAAGGTGCTAAAACAAGTGGGATTTGACGAGAAATTTTACAATCAACGAAATGTCGCTATGCTGAAAAGTGAATTTAATAGATTTTTGTTTGAAAATGCGATAAGCGGCTTTGAAGTGGGCTTTGCTAAAATCTCTAGTGCGACACAGCCAAACTTGCACCCTACGGCTTTCACAGATACAAATGGCAAACCCTATGAGGCGATAGAATCAAGCAATTTAGGGATAGAATCTAGCGATGAAATCACGCCAAAAAATTATCTTTTTGATGAGTTGTTTTATGATTCTGCTATTGAGAGAGAAAATATCTTACAAAATGTTGATAGAGTTTTGGTTTTCACCAAGATTCCTAAAAATGCGTTAAAAATCCCTGTGGCAGGTGGGATAAGCTACACACCAGATTTTGCTTATGTTTTGAAGTGCGAAAATGGCGAGCAGATATATTGCATAATTGAGAGCAAGGGCAAAGATTTGCGTGATTTAAGCAAGGTAGAAAATCTAAAAATATCTCGTGCCGAGCAGTTTTTGGAAAAAAGTGGGATTTTTGGTGCAAAGATACAATTTAGGGCGCAATTTGAAAGCGAAGCAATCACAAAGATTTTGCAAGAATTTTTAAATAAAAATGATATTTAA
- a CDS encoding site-specific DNA-methyltransferase, with protein MLDRFHKLKEYFPQCFDKNGDLMPHKLQKAILDLAQEINAQANTATQDLENEAAFSLSKESYSLNWLGKSYAKLLRHLPTHTLIAQDSAHNAQPQNANSKNVLIKGDNLEVLKHLKNAYYRKVKMIYIDPPYNTGNGDFIYNDERSFTPQSLAQMANIELEEASSILNLTLKNSSTHSAWLSFMYPRLYIARQLLRDDGVIFISIDDNEQANLKLLCDEIFGEDNFVVSIPRLTSAQRPAQEKYIGVNHDYILCYSKNKSYNFHSVINRDFSKEVFCDNIGKFFKNDTSPILASATQGYSNGGDYDIEFNGKIFSPIDSSGNRRRWLWTKERMQKAIELGIIVETKNSLRVRNYINKEFQVGTNKMVDKDEKLSITTFDLMKADFVNDKGTDEIKELSIPFSFPKPTNLIKTLLQLSTTPNSNDIILDFFAGSGTTAQAVMELNAQDKGNREFLLVQLDEVIDKSKSKTAYEFCKNELGSENPTIFDITKERINAQAQKSRKIQIWI; from the coding sequence ATGTTAGATAGATTCCACAAACTTAAAGAGTATTTTCCGCAGTGCTTTGACAAAAACGGCGATTTAATGCCACACAAACTTCAAAAGGCGATTTTGGATTTGGCGCAAGAAATTAACGCACAAGCAAACACAGCAACGCAGGATTTAGAAAATGAAGCGGCGTTTTCACTCTCAAAAGAGTCATATAGCCTAAATTGGCTTGGCAAGTCTTATGCTAAACTCTTGCGTCATTTGCCTACACACACGCTGATTGCGCAAGATAGCGCGCACAACGCACAGCCACAAAATGCAAATTCTAAAAATGTCCTTATCAAAGGCGACAATTTAGAAGTGCTAAAACACCTAAAAAACGCTTATTACCGCAAAGTAAAGATGATTTATATCGACCCGCCTTATAACACGGGCAATGGAGACTTTATCTACAATGACGAGCGAAGTTTCACGCCGCAGAGTTTGGCGCAAATGGCAAATATAGAGCTTGAAGAAGCAAGCAGCATACTTAATCTTACGCTTAAAAATTCTAGCACGCATAGTGCGTGGCTTAGTTTTATGTATCCGCGATTATATATCGCTAGGCAGCTTTTGCGTGATGATGGCGTGATTTTTATTAGCATTGACGATAATGAACAGGCAAATTTAAAACTTTTATGCGATGAAATTTTTGGGGAAGATAATTTTGTGGTTTCAATTCCGCGATTAACTTCTGCACAGAGACCCGCACAAGAAAAATATATAGGTGTGAATCACGATTATATTTTATGTTATTCTAAAAACAAATCATATAATTTTCACTCTGTTATAAACAGAGATTTTAGTAAAGAAGTTTTTTGCGATAATATAGGAAAATTTTTTAAAAATGATACAAGCCCAATTCTTGCATCAGCTACACAAGGATATTCAAATGGTGGAGATTATGATATTGAATTTAATGGAAAAATATTTAGTCCAATTGATTCAAGTGGAAATCGTAGGCGTTGGCTTTGGACAAAAGAGAGAATGCAAAAAGCTATTGAGTTAGGAATAATAGTTGAAACAAAAAATAGTTTGAGAGTTAGAAATTATATAAATAAAGAATTTCAAGTCGGAACAAATAAAATGGTTGATAAAGACGAAAAATTATCTATAACAACCTTTGATTTAATGAAAGCCGATTTTGTCAATGATAAAGGAACGGATGAGATTAAAGAATTATCGATTCCTTTTTCTTTTCCAAAACCGACAAATTTAATAAAAACATTATTGCAACTTTCAACCACGCCAAATTCAAACGATATTATTTTAGACTTTTTTGCAGGAAGCGGAACGACTGCCCAAGCGGTTATGGAGTTAAATGCCCAAGATAAAGGCAATAGAGAGTTTCTTTTGGTGCAGTTAGATGAAGTTATCGACAAAAGCAAATCAAAAACGGCTTATGAGTTTTGTAAAAATGAGCTAGGAAGCGAAAATCCTACGATTTTTGACATTACCAAAGAGCGCATAAACGCGCAAGCGCAAAAATCGCGCAAAATTCAAATTTGGATTTAG